CCACCCGGAAATCCACCACAGCGCGGCCTTCTTCCGGGAAGGAAAAACCGACGTCTTTGGACGTCACCGTACCTGCGGAAGAGGGGATGTTCATCAGGGCGGCCACTACGACGGCGGCGGCCACGGCGACCGAGGAAATGATGATGCCGGCCCGCCGGGACAGGCGCCGCTTTGGAGCGCCGTAGCGATTGGCTAATCTGGACTCGGACGTGGAAACGTCCGGCTGCTGGGGTGCCGACTTCTCGGGCTGACCAAACGGTGTGCTCACATGCCTATTTTAGCCGCCGATTCCACCGCCACATTCCGCTGACCACAGGAGTTGCCTTGTCTGCCCCCGATAGCACCACATCACGGCCCGCCGAGCCGCTGCGCCTGCTCGCAGTGCACGCCCATCCCGACGACGAGGCGAGCAAAGGCGCAGCCATGATGGCCGCTTACGCAGCCGCCGGCGTCGAAGTCATGGTGGCTACCTGCACGGGCGGTGAACAGGGCTCGATCCTTAACCCCGGAGCGGAGAACGATCCTGCGGGCAAACGCGACCTCGCCGGGCTGCGGCGCCGGGAAATGGCCGCCTCCCAGGCCGCCCTGGGTATTCACCACCGCTGGCTGGGCTTTGCCGACTCCGGTCTGCCCGAGGGTGATCCGCTTCCTGACCTGCCCTTCGGGTGCTTTGCACTGCAGCCGCTGGAACGGGCTGCCGCGCCGCTGGTGAAGCTCGTCCGGGAGTTCAGGCCGCATGTGATTGTCAGCTACGACGAAAACGGCGGCTACCCGCACCCCGACCACATCATGGCGCACAAGGTGGCGGTGGAGGCCTTCGAAGCTGCCGGCGACCCGGAACGCTACCCGGGCACCGGGCCGGCCTGGGAGCCGCTGAAGCTGTACTACGACCGCGCCTTCAACCCCGAACGTTTCCGCGCCCTGCACTTCGCCCTGGAGGAAGCAGGACTGCAGTCCCCGTATGCCGAGCGGATCGCCGCCTCGCAGGAGACCGACACGGAGGGCCACCAGCCGCCGGTACCAACCCATCCCACCACCACGCAGATTGAATGCGGGGACTTTTTCGAGGTCCGGGACCAGGCGCTGCGCAGCCACCGCACCCAGGTGGACCCCGACGGCTTCTTCTTCGCGGTCAGCGCGGACATGCAGCGCAAGGTCTGGCCGTGGGAGGACTACTCCCTGATCGAGTCCAGGGTGGAAACCGAACTCCCCGAGACCGACCTGTTTGCTGGCATACGATAGGGGCTGGGGACGTCTGATCCGCTGCCGTCTCGGCACAGAGTGAGCTTAGAGAGAGATATACCGTGAACTTCCTGTACAGCCTGCCTCTTGCCGTCACCCCGGCACCCGATGAAACGCTTGCGCCGGGGGTGGACCCGAAGGACGTCACGCCGGGCTTGCTGGGCTTCATTTTCACCCTGTTTATGGTGATTGCGATCATCTTCCTGATCCGCGACATGACCAAGCGCATCCGCCGCGTCCGCTACCGCGAGCAGCTTGCAACGGAACTGCTCGAACGCGAAGCGGCAGCCGGACGCGGCGGGCGCACCGCCGCCCCTGCTTCCTCCGGGCAGACCCCGGCGGAAGGTTCGCACCCCTCAGACCCGGACAGCTCCGGGAAGCACCTGCATTAGGAGTACCAACCATGGCCGGGAGACTGCGGGACCAGGCATCGGCGTATCTGCGCCAGCACGCTGATAACCCGGTGGACTGGTGGCCCTTCGGCGAGGAAGCCTTCGCCGAAGCACGCCGCCGCAATGTCCCGGTATTTATCTCGGTGGGGTACGCCGCATGCCACTGGTGCCACGTCATGGCCCATGAGTCCTTTGAGGACGCCGCAACGGCGGCTTACCTGAACGAGCACTTCGTCTCGGTGAAGGTGGACCGGGAAGAACGGCCCGACGTCGACGCCGTGTACATGGCCGCCACGCAGGCCCTGACCGGGCAAGGCGGATGGCCCATGAGCGTCTTCACCCTGCCGGACGGCCGAACCTTCTACGCCGGCACCTACTTCCCGCCGCAGCAGCTGCAGGGGGTGCCCGCGTTCCGGCAGGTACTTGAAGCTGTTTCTTCGGCGTGGCGGGACCGGCCGGAGGAAGTGGAAACCAGCGCGGCGCAGATTGCCGCCCACCTGGCCTCGGCCCAGGACGGGAACCGGCGCCTGGTAGGAGCTCTGGACCTCGTTCCCGGCTCCTCCGGCGCCTTGTCGCCGGAGGTGCTGCCGGCCGCCGTCGCAGCGGTTGGGGAGCAGGAAGACACCCGCTTCGGCGGGCTGGGCGGCGCCCCGAAGTTCCCGCCGTCGCCGTTGCTGCGTTTCCTGCTCACCTACGGAGCCGGCGGCGGGGCCGGGTCCGGCGCCGCTGCCGCCCTGGCGGACCGCACGCTTGAAACCATGGCCCGCAGCGCACTGTATGACCAGCTGGAAGGCGGCTTCGCCAGATACACGGTGGACCGCGCCTGGTCCGTGCCTCACTTCGAGAAGATGCTCTACGACAACGCCCAGCTCCTGCGGCTCTACGCGCACTGGAGCCGCTTGGCGCCCGCCCCGGCCCAGCGGCGTCTCGCCCTGCGGGTCAGCACCGATACTGCCGGCTGGTTGGCCAAACGCCTCCTGGTGGACGGCGGGGGATTTGCTTCGTCCCTGGACGCCGACACCGTGGTGGACGGCCGGCGCCGGGAAGGAGCCACCTACGTCTGGACCGGCGAGGAACTGCGAGCCGTACTGGCCCGGGCGGGTGCCGGCACCGAGGCAGACGCAGTGCTGGATCTTCTGGACTTGGAGACCGGGCGGATGGAGGAGGGCGAATCCACCCTGCATTTCGGGCGAAGCCTCGACCCGGAAGAGGAGCAGCTGTGGCTGCGCTGGAGCCCGGCCCTGCTGGCGGCGCGCGACTCGCGGCCGCAACCCGAACGCGACGACAAGGTGGTGGCGGGCTGGAACGGACTGGCTATCGCTGGCCTGGCCGACGCAGCCCTGGCCTTGGCGGACGCTGACGACGCCGGCGCG
This Arthrobacter sp. zg-Y20 DNA region includes the following protein-coding sequences:
- the mca gene encoding mycothiol conjugate amidase Mca, producing MSAPDSTTSRPAEPLRLLAVHAHPDDEASKGAAMMAAYAAAGVEVMVATCTGGEQGSILNPGAENDPAGKRDLAGLRRREMAASQAALGIHHRWLGFADSGLPEGDPLPDLPFGCFALQPLERAAAPLVKLVREFRPHVIVSYDENGGYPHPDHIMAHKVAVEAFEAAGDPERYPGTGPAWEPLKLYYDRAFNPERFRALHFALEEAGLQSPYAERIAASQETDTEGHQPPVPTHPTTTQIECGDFFEVRDQALRSHRTQVDPDGFFFAVSADMQRKVWPWEDYSLIESRVETELPETDLFAGIR
- a CDS encoding DUF4307 domain-containing protein, with translation MSTPFGQPEKSAPQQPDVSTSESRLANRYGAPKRRLSRRAGIIISSVAVAAAVVVAALMNIPSSAGTVTSKDVGFSFPEEGRAVVDFRVDKTPGSTAACAVQVLNESYAVVGWKTVILGPDVPASSAQKQELRIDSPGVTGGVGSCWLVEGSGE
- a CDS encoding thioredoxin domain-containing protein, whose product is MAGRLRDQASAYLRQHADNPVDWWPFGEEAFAEARRRNVPVFISVGYAACHWCHVMAHESFEDAATAAYLNEHFVSVKVDREERPDVDAVYMAATQALTGQGGWPMSVFTLPDGRTFYAGTYFPPQQLQGVPAFRQVLEAVSSAWRDRPEEVETSAAQIAAHLASAQDGNRRLVGALDLVPGSSGALSPEVLPAAVAAVGEQEDTRFGGLGGAPKFPPSPLLRFLLTYGAGGGAGSGAAAALADRTLETMARSALYDQLEGGFARYTVDRAWSVPHFEKMLYDNAQLLRLYAHWSRLAPAPAQRRLALRVSTDTAGWLAKRLLVDGGGFASSLDADTVVDGRRREGATYVWTGEELRAVLARAGAGTEADAVLDLLDLETGRMEEGESTLHFGRSLDPEEEQLWLRWSPALLAARDSRPQPERDDKVVAGWNGLAIAGLADAALALADADDAGAGAESLPHAEALNLARNAAEYLLRVHYRDGVLIRVSHNGTARGIEGLLEDYAGVAEGLFALFAATGEERWYRAAEELVLAAEQRFITDGVLQDTAVRTGQLSAAQGAVASADPLDGPAPSGTALFAGVLVTYAAYSGSSRHRALAEALVAHVQVVGARAPRAGGWALSVLAQALEGPRELAVTGTDAELVQHLLRTGRAAGGPAVVTAFREGAGTGGDSAVPLLRDRGAPDGSALAYLCRGMVCSRPVSDPEALAEQFGNRQP